The following proteins are encoded in a genomic region of Takifugu rubripes chromosome 21, fTakRub1.2, whole genome shotgun sequence:
- the ufd1l gene encoding ubiquitin recognition factor in ER-associated degradation protein 1: protein MFSFQVFDHPISRAFQNRFSTQYRCYSVSMLAGPNDRSDVEKGGKIIMPPSALDHLSRLNITYPMLFKLTNKNSDRMTHCGVLEFVADEGICYLPHWMMQNLLLEEGGLVQVESVNLMVATYSKFQPQSPDFLDITNPKAVLENALRNFACLTTGDVIAINYNEKIYELRVMETKPDKAVSIIECDMNVDFDAPLGYKEPERQPQHQEEPTEGEDHSSYADMDTGFRAFTGSGNRLDGKTKGIEPSPAPLDPSDIKRGIPNYDFKIGRITFIRNSKPQPKKFVDDDDAVNKFIAFSGEGQSLRKKGRKP from the exons ATG TTTTCCTTCCAGGTGTTTGATCACCCAATTTCGAGGGCTTTCCAGAATCGTTTCTCCACTCAATACCGATGCTACTCCGTGTCAATGCTGGCAGGACCCAATGATCGTTCCGATGtggagaaagggggaaaaa TAATCATGCCACCTTCAGCACTTGACCATCTCA GCAGACTTAACATCACCTATCCGATGCTGTTTAAGCTCACCAACAAGAATTCAGACAGAATGACGCACTGTGGAGTTCTGGAGTTTGTGGCTGACGAGGGAATCTGTTATCTTCCACACTGG ATGATGCAGAATCTCctgctggaggaaggaggactCGTCCAAGTGGAAAGTGTAAACCTGATGGTGGCCACTTATTCAAAGTTCCAGCCCCAGAGCCCCGACTTCCTGGACATCACCAACCCCAAAGCAGT ACTGGAGAATGCCTTGAGAAACTTTGCCTGTTTGACCACAGGCGATGTTATCGCTATCAACTATAATGAAAAG ATATACGAGCTACGAGTCATGGAGACAAAGCCAGATAAAGCAGTCTCCATCATTGAATGTGATATGAAT GTGGATTTCGACGCTCCTTTGGGTTACAAAGAACCTGAACGGCAACCACAGCACCAAGAGGAACCAACT GAAGGAGAAGATCACAGCAGTTACGCTGACATGGACACAGGCTTCAGG GCTTTCACCGGCTCTGGCAATCGTTTGGATGGTAAAACAAAGGGAATCGAGCCCAGCCCAGCTCCTCTAGACCCAAGTGACATCAAAAG AGGTATTCCCAACTATGACTTCAAAATCGGAAGGATCACTTTCATTCGGAATTCAAAGCCTCAACCCAAGAAATTTGTGGATGAC GACGATGCTGTAAATAAGTTCATCGCCTTCTCCGGAGAGGGACAGTCACTACGCAAGAAAGGCCGGAAGCCTTAA
- the LOC101063755 gene encoding dynein light chain LC6, flagellar outer arm isoform X2 produces MLAAIEREKTPRATMSERKAVIKNADMSEDMQQDAVECATQALEKFNIEKDIAAYIKKEFDKKYNPTWHCIVGRNFGSYVTHETKHFIYFYLGQVAILLFKSG; encoded by the exons ATGTTGGCAGCTATAGAAAGAGAAAAAACCCCAAG AGCAACCATGTCTGAAAGGAAGGCAGTGATCAAAAATGCCGACATGTCAGAGGACATGCAGCAGGACGCCGTGGAGTGCGCCACGCAGGCTCTGGAGAAGTTCAACATTGAGAAGGATATCGCTGCCTACATCAAAAAG GAGTTTGACAAGAAATATAACCCGACCTGGCACTGCATCGTGGGAAGGAACTTCGGCAGCTACGTGACTCACGAGACCAAGCACTTCATTTATTTCTACCTGGGCCAGGTGGCCATCCtgctcttcaaatctggctga
- the LOC101063755 gene encoding dynein light chain LC6, flagellar outer arm isoform X1 encodes MTYQASVLKGIQNTTRATMSERKAVIKNADMSEDMQQDAVECATQALEKFNIEKDIAAYIKKEFDKKYNPTWHCIVGRNFGSYVTHETKHFIYFYLGQVAILLFKSG; translated from the exons ATGACTTATCAAGCATCGGTTTTGAAAGGAATCCAAAATACGACAAG AGCAACCATGTCTGAAAGGAAGGCAGTGATCAAAAATGCCGACATGTCAGAGGACATGCAGCAGGACGCCGTGGAGTGCGCCACGCAGGCTCTGGAGAAGTTCAACATTGAGAAGGATATCGCTGCCTACATCAAAAAG GAGTTTGACAAGAAATATAACCCGACCTGGCACTGCATCGTGGGAAGGAACTTCGGCAGCTACGTGACTCACGAGACCAAGCACTTCATTTATTTCTACCTGGGCCAGGTGGCCATCCtgctcttcaaatctggctga
- the dhx37 gene encoding probable ATP-dependent RNA helicase DHX37 isoform X2, with protein MMGKLRRKHNWKGRQQNEPPKSADDNKTDVVVELQDGSKLKGVDESNALVLPANKSKKKTASLTRASKKKPLTKKQKKELQKVLERKEKKAQRADILSKLAEVQLPESERKLLYTTSKLGTGEKLFHTKQILNEVKDGDLGTKISSISGAHRKRKWKEEDDEEEEHLEEEESDDPDTSSEDESEVTEKNECTDATTSTLENKQTVKEEEHNTEKEGENEKKTLGEERTQSKKPSQPAIFVPVDRSPQIQEARLKLPVLSEEQVIMEAVRENPCVVICGETGSGKTTQVPQFLYEAGYATNSGIIGITEPRRVAAVSMSHRVAKEMNLPTRVVSYQIRYEGNVTDDTKIKFMTDGVLLKEIQKDFLLKRYSVIIIDEAHERSVYTDILVGLLSRIVPLRNKKGLPMKLLIMSATLRVEDFTENPKLFTTPPPVIKVDARQFPVSIHFNKRTPLEDYTGEVFHKTCKIHRMLPSGGILVFLTGQAEVHSLCRRLRKAFPFRKGNANTGESEEFDSTEAMRKFKKSKQKKTISLPRIDLDNYSALPVDEGDEDREAGIGDEDEGSDLDLGDDPTGAEEKVDPSIPLYVLPLYSLLAPEKQAMVFRPPPPGTRLCIVATNVAETSLTIPGIKYVVDCGRVKKRFYDKVTGVSSFKVTWISQASANQRAGRAGRTEPGHCYRLFSSAVFADFSLFSEAEITRRPVDDLVLQMKDLNIDKVVNFPFPTAPSAETLVAAEQLLISLGALKEPPHTGRVKELEQARLSCPITPLGRAMASFPVAPRYAKMLALGKQQDCLPYVIAVVAAMTVRELFEELDRPAGSNDESSTLTERRARLTQMRRLWAGQGESLLLGDLMVMLGAVGACEFAGCSPKFCADNGLRYKAMVEIRRLRGQLTNAVNAVSPEVGTFVNPKMPPPTEHQVVCLRQIVLAGLGDHLARRVQAEDLLDPKWKNGYKTPLIDEPVFIHPTSALFKTLPDFVVYQEIMETSKMYMKGVSAVEAEWIPKLLPQYCHLGPTLESPSPWLCSSSGTIRCHRSSTFFRVGWPLPAVEMEYPEGLERYKLFSRFLLEGQVCPKLKKHVHHLLSSPSIMLKTWAKLQPRTEALLGALVSKGVDSRAALLSVWKTDEKYLLSAYCQWLPEALHQQVAEHWPPV; from the exons ATGATGGGAAAACTAAGAAGGAAACACAACTGGAAGGGAAGACAGCAAAATGAGCCCCCGaaatcagctgatgacaacaAGACAGACGTTGTGGTTGAATTGCAAG ATGGCAGCAAACTTAAAGGTGTAGACGAAAGTAACGCTTTAGTCCTGCCAGCAAACAAATCCAAAAAGAAGACAGCCTCATTAACTCGCGCATCTAAGAAGAAGCCTTTAACCAAGAAGCAAAAAAAGGAGCTGCAGAAAGTGTTGGAgcgcaaagaaaagaaagcccAG AGAGCAGACATCCTCTCCAAACTGGCTGAAGTGCAGCTTCCAGAGTCAGAACGGAAGCTGCTTTACACCACCTCCAAGCTGGGAACTGGGGAGAAACTCTTCCACACTAAACA AATATTAAATGAAGTTAAAGATGGAGACTTAGGCACCAAGATCAGCAGCATCAGTGGAGCTCACCGAAAAAGGAAGTGgaaagaggaagatgatgaggaagaagaacacttggaagaagaagaaagcgaTGATCCGGACACGTCTTCGGAGGATGAAAGTGAGGTAACAGAGAAGAACGAATGTACAGACGCAACCACATCAACTCTGGAAAATAAGCAGACGGTGAAGGAAGAAGAGCACAATAcagagaaagaaggagagaaTGAGAAAAAGACTTTGGGTGAAGAAAGAACCCAGAGCAAGAAGCCATCTCAGCCAGCTATCTTTGTTCCTGTTGACAGATCACCACAaatacag GAAGCTCGACTCAAACTGCCCGTGCTATCAGAGGAGCAGGTCATCATGGAGGCGGTCCGGGAAAATCCTTGTGTTGTCATATGTGGAGAGACAGGAAGCGGAAAGACCACGCAAGTGCCCCAGTTTCTGTATGAAGCTGGCTATGCTAC CAACAGTGGTATCATAGGTATCACAGAGCCGAGGAGGGTGGCTGCTGTCAGCATGTCCCACAGAGTGGCCAAAGAGATGAACCTGCCAACGCG GGTGGTGTCGTACCAGATTCGATACGAAGGGAACGTCACAGATGATACAAAGATCAAGTTCATGACCGATGGTGTTCTACTAAAGGAGATTCAGAAG GATTTTCTGCTTAAAAGATACAGCGTCATCATCATAGACGAGGCTCACGAAAGGAGCGTCTACACAGACATCCTTGTTGGACTGTTGTCTCGCATCGTCCCACTAAGAAACAAA AAAGGCCTGCCAATGAAGCTGCTGATTATGTCGGCCACTCTGCGTGTGGAGGACTTCACCGAAAACCCAAAGCTCTTCACCACACCTCCGCCCGTCATAAAGGTGGATGCCAGGCAGTTTCCAGTCTCTATACATTTCAACAAGCGGACCCCGCTGGAAGATTACACGGGAGAAGTTTTCCACAAAACCTGCAAAATCCATCGCATGCTGCCTTCAG GTGGAATCTTGGTGTTTCTCACTGGTCAGGCAGAGGTTCACAGTCTGTGCAGAAGGCTACGAAAAGCTTTCCCCTTCAGGAAGGGCAATGCAAACACTG GAGAATCAGAGGAATTTGATTCCACTGAGGCAATGAGGAAATTTAAGAAGTCCAAGCAGAAGAAGACTATT TCTCTGCCCAGAATTGACCTGGATAACTACTCTGCCCTCCCAGTGGATGAAGGCGACGAGGACAGAGAAGCCGGAATTGGAGACGAGGATGAAGGCTCTGATCTGGACCTTGGTGATGATCCCACCGGAGCAG AGGAGAAGGTCGACCCATCGATCCCCCTCTACGTTCTCCCCCTGTACTCACTGTTGGCTCCAGAAAAGCAGGCTATG GTGTTTCGGCCGCCTCCGCCTGGGACTCGTCTGTGCATTGTTGCCACAAACGTAGCCGAGACGTCTCTGACCATCCCTGGAATCAAGTATGTGGTCGACTGCGGGAGAGTGAAGAAACGTTTTTACGACAAAGTGACCGGAGTGTCCTCCTTCAAGGTCACATGGATTTCTCAggcctcagccaatcagagagcggGTCGAGCTGGCCGAACGGAGCCCGGCCACTGCTACAG GCTCTTCTCGTCTGCCGTGTTTGCAGACTTCAGTCTGTTCTCAGAGGCAGAGATCACTCGCAGGCCCGTGGACGACCTGGTTTTACAGATGAAGGACTTAAACATCGATAAG GTGGTCAATTTCCCCTTCCCCACAGCTCCCTCTGCCGAGACTCTtgttgcagcagagcagctgctgatCTCACTGGGGGCTCTGAAGGAGCCTCCACACACTGGAAG AGTTAAAGAGCTGGAGCAAGCAAGGCTGAGCTGCCCCATCACCCCCTTGGGCAGAGCCATGGCTTCATTCCCTGTGGCACCACGCTATGCTAAGATGCTAGCTCTCGGTAAGCAGCAAGACTGCCTGCCCTACGTGATTGCTGTGGTAGCCGCCATGACAGTCAGAGAACTCTTTGAAGAGCTCGACAG GCCTGCAGGAAGTAACGACGAGAGCTCCACACTCACCGAGCGTCGAGCTCGGCTGACACAAATGAGGAGATTGTGGGCTGGACAGGGAGAGTCACTTCTCCTGGGGGACTTAATGGTCATGCTGG GTGCTGTCGGTGCTTGTGAGTTTGCAGGTTGTTCTCCTAAGTTTTGTGCAGACAATGGCCTGAGGTATAAAGCTATGGTGGAGATCAGGAGGCTCAGAGGGCAACTTACTAACGCAG TGAATGCAGTAAGTCCAGAAGTGGGCACATTCGTGAATCCTAAGATGCCTCCACCAACAGAGCACCAGGTCGTGTGTTTGCGGCAGATCGTCCTGGCTGGACTGGGTGACCACCTTGCAAGACGGGTGCAGGCAGAAGATTTACTCGACCCTAAATGGAAGAATGGCTACAAG ACGCCTCTTATAGACGAGCCAGTGTTCATTCATCCGACTTCTGCGCTCTTCAAAACGCTGCCAGACTTTGTTGTCTACCAGGAGATCATGGAGACCAGCAAGATGTACATGAAAG GCGTGTCAGCAGTAGAAGCTGAGTGGATCCCCAAGCTCCTTCCTCAGTACTGTCATctgggccccaccctggagtcACCATCACCATGGTTGTGTTCATCCAGCGGCACCATCAGATGTCACCGCTCAAGCACCTTCT TCCGTGTGGGTTGGCCGCTGCCTGCTGTGGAGATGGAATATCCGGAAGGCCTGGAACGTTACAAACTGTTTTCCAGGTTTCTTCTTGAGGGACAG GTTTGTCCGAAACTAAAGAAGCATGTTCACCACCTTCTGTCAAGCCCGTCTATCATGCTGAAAACCTGGGCTAA GCTGCAGCCCAGGACAGAAGCCTtgctgggagcactggtgtCAAAGGGAGTtgacagcagagctgctcttctctctgtctGGAAAACTGATGAGAAAT ATTTACTGTCTGCTTACTGCCAGTGGTtacctgaggccctgcatcaaCAAGTAGCTGAACATTGGCCTCCAGTGTAG
- the dhx37 gene encoding probable ATP-dependent RNA helicase DHX37 isoform X1, protein MMGKLRRKHNWKGRQQNEPPKSADDNKTDVVVELQDGSKLKGVDESNALVLPANKSKKKTASLTRASKKKPLTKKQKKELQKVLERKEKKAQRADILSKLAEVQLPESERKLLYTTSKLGTGEKLFHTKQILNEVKDGDLGTKISSISGAHRKRKWKEEDDEEEEHLEEEESDDPDTSSEDESEVTEKNECTDATTSTLENKQTVKEEEHNTEKEGENEKKTLGEERTQSKKPSQPAIFVPVDRSPQIQEARLKLPVLSEEQVIMEAVRENPCVVICGETGSGKTTQVPQFLYEAGYATNSGIIGITEPRRVAAVSMSHRVAKEMNLPTRVVSYQIRYEGNVTDDTKIKFMTDGVLLKEIQKDFLLKRYSVIIIDEAHERSVYTDILVGLLSRIVPLRNKKGLPMKLLIMSATLRVEDFTENPKLFTTPPPVIKVDARQFPVSIHFNKRTPLEDYTGEVFHKTCKIHRMLPSGGILVFLTGQAEVHSLCRRLRKAFPFRKGNANTGESEEFDSTEAMRKFKKSKQKKTISLPRIDLDNYSALPVDEGDEDREAGIGDEDEGSDLDLGDDPTGAEEKVDPSIPLYVLPLYSLLAPEKQAMVFRPPPPGTRLCIVATNVAETSLTIPGIKYVVDCGRVKKRFYDKVTGVSSFKVTWISQASANQRAGRAGRTEPGHCYRLFSSAVFADFSLFSEAEITRRPVDDLVLQMKDLNIDKVVNFPFPTAPSAETLVAAEQLLISLGALKEPPHTGRVKELEQARLSCPITPLGRAMASFPVAPRYAKMLALGKQQDCLPYVIAVVAAMTVRELFEELDRPAGSNDESSTLTERRARLTQMRRLWAGQGESLLLGDLMVMLGAVGACEFAGCSPKFCADNGLRYKAMVEIRRLRGQLTNAVNAVSPEVGTFVNPKMPPPTEHQVVCLRQIVLAGLGDHLARRVQAEDLLDPKWKNGYKTPLIDEPVFIHPTSALFKTLPDFVVYQEIMETSKMYMKGVSAVEAEWIPKLLPQYCHLGPTLESPSPWLCSSSGTIRCHRSSTFCNSIAVCSDSCLCRRLCNACFCPAVRVGWPLPAVEMEYPEGLERYKLFSRFLLEGQVCPKLKKHVHHLLSSPSIMLKTWAKLQPRTEALLGALVSKGVDSRAALLSVWKTDEKYLLSAYCQWLPEALHQQVAEHWPPV, encoded by the exons ATGATGGGAAAACTAAGAAGGAAACACAACTGGAAGGGAAGACAGCAAAATGAGCCCCCGaaatcagctgatgacaacaAGACAGACGTTGTGGTTGAATTGCAAG ATGGCAGCAAACTTAAAGGTGTAGACGAAAGTAACGCTTTAGTCCTGCCAGCAAACAAATCCAAAAAGAAGACAGCCTCATTAACTCGCGCATCTAAGAAGAAGCCTTTAACCAAGAAGCAAAAAAAGGAGCTGCAGAAAGTGTTGGAgcgcaaagaaaagaaagcccAG AGAGCAGACATCCTCTCCAAACTGGCTGAAGTGCAGCTTCCAGAGTCAGAACGGAAGCTGCTTTACACCACCTCCAAGCTGGGAACTGGGGAGAAACTCTTCCACACTAAACA AATATTAAATGAAGTTAAAGATGGAGACTTAGGCACCAAGATCAGCAGCATCAGTGGAGCTCACCGAAAAAGGAAGTGgaaagaggaagatgatgaggaagaagaacacttggaagaagaagaaagcgaTGATCCGGACACGTCTTCGGAGGATGAAAGTGAGGTAACAGAGAAGAACGAATGTACAGACGCAACCACATCAACTCTGGAAAATAAGCAGACGGTGAAGGAAGAAGAGCACAATAcagagaaagaaggagagaaTGAGAAAAAGACTTTGGGTGAAGAAAGAACCCAGAGCAAGAAGCCATCTCAGCCAGCTATCTTTGTTCCTGTTGACAGATCACCACAaatacag GAAGCTCGACTCAAACTGCCCGTGCTATCAGAGGAGCAGGTCATCATGGAGGCGGTCCGGGAAAATCCTTGTGTTGTCATATGTGGAGAGACAGGAAGCGGAAAGACCACGCAAGTGCCCCAGTTTCTGTATGAAGCTGGCTATGCTAC CAACAGTGGTATCATAGGTATCACAGAGCCGAGGAGGGTGGCTGCTGTCAGCATGTCCCACAGAGTGGCCAAAGAGATGAACCTGCCAACGCG GGTGGTGTCGTACCAGATTCGATACGAAGGGAACGTCACAGATGATACAAAGATCAAGTTCATGACCGATGGTGTTCTACTAAAGGAGATTCAGAAG GATTTTCTGCTTAAAAGATACAGCGTCATCATCATAGACGAGGCTCACGAAAGGAGCGTCTACACAGACATCCTTGTTGGACTGTTGTCTCGCATCGTCCCACTAAGAAACAAA AAAGGCCTGCCAATGAAGCTGCTGATTATGTCGGCCACTCTGCGTGTGGAGGACTTCACCGAAAACCCAAAGCTCTTCACCACACCTCCGCCCGTCATAAAGGTGGATGCCAGGCAGTTTCCAGTCTCTATACATTTCAACAAGCGGACCCCGCTGGAAGATTACACGGGAGAAGTTTTCCACAAAACCTGCAAAATCCATCGCATGCTGCCTTCAG GTGGAATCTTGGTGTTTCTCACTGGTCAGGCAGAGGTTCACAGTCTGTGCAGAAGGCTACGAAAAGCTTTCCCCTTCAGGAAGGGCAATGCAAACACTG GAGAATCAGAGGAATTTGATTCCACTGAGGCAATGAGGAAATTTAAGAAGTCCAAGCAGAAGAAGACTATT TCTCTGCCCAGAATTGACCTGGATAACTACTCTGCCCTCCCAGTGGATGAAGGCGACGAGGACAGAGAAGCCGGAATTGGAGACGAGGATGAAGGCTCTGATCTGGACCTTGGTGATGATCCCACCGGAGCAG AGGAGAAGGTCGACCCATCGATCCCCCTCTACGTTCTCCCCCTGTACTCACTGTTGGCTCCAGAAAAGCAGGCTATG GTGTTTCGGCCGCCTCCGCCTGGGACTCGTCTGTGCATTGTTGCCACAAACGTAGCCGAGACGTCTCTGACCATCCCTGGAATCAAGTATGTGGTCGACTGCGGGAGAGTGAAGAAACGTTTTTACGACAAAGTGACCGGAGTGTCCTCCTTCAAGGTCACATGGATTTCTCAggcctcagccaatcagagagcggGTCGAGCTGGCCGAACGGAGCCCGGCCACTGCTACAG GCTCTTCTCGTCTGCCGTGTTTGCAGACTTCAGTCTGTTCTCAGAGGCAGAGATCACTCGCAGGCCCGTGGACGACCTGGTTTTACAGATGAAGGACTTAAACATCGATAAG GTGGTCAATTTCCCCTTCCCCACAGCTCCCTCTGCCGAGACTCTtgttgcagcagagcagctgctgatCTCACTGGGGGCTCTGAAGGAGCCTCCACACACTGGAAG AGTTAAAGAGCTGGAGCAAGCAAGGCTGAGCTGCCCCATCACCCCCTTGGGCAGAGCCATGGCTTCATTCCCTGTGGCACCACGCTATGCTAAGATGCTAGCTCTCGGTAAGCAGCAAGACTGCCTGCCCTACGTGATTGCTGTGGTAGCCGCCATGACAGTCAGAGAACTCTTTGAAGAGCTCGACAG GCCTGCAGGAAGTAACGACGAGAGCTCCACACTCACCGAGCGTCGAGCTCGGCTGACACAAATGAGGAGATTGTGGGCTGGACAGGGAGAGTCACTTCTCCTGGGGGACTTAATGGTCATGCTGG GTGCTGTCGGTGCTTGTGAGTTTGCAGGTTGTTCTCCTAAGTTTTGTGCAGACAATGGCCTGAGGTATAAAGCTATGGTGGAGATCAGGAGGCTCAGAGGGCAACTTACTAACGCAG TGAATGCAGTAAGTCCAGAAGTGGGCACATTCGTGAATCCTAAGATGCCTCCACCAACAGAGCACCAGGTCGTGTGTTTGCGGCAGATCGTCCTGGCTGGACTGGGTGACCACCTTGCAAGACGGGTGCAGGCAGAAGATTTACTCGACCCTAAATGGAAGAATGGCTACAAG ACGCCTCTTATAGACGAGCCAGTGTTCATTCATCCGACTTCTGCGCTCTTCAAAACGCTGCCAGACTTTGTTGTCTACCAGGAGATCATGGAGACCAGCAAGATGTACATGAAAG GCGTGTCAGCAGTAGAAGCTGAGTGGATCCCCAAGCTCCTTCCTCAGTACTGTCATctgggccccaccctggagtcACCATCACCATGGTTGTGTTCATCCAGCGGCACCATCAGATGTCACCGCTCAAGCACCTTCTGTAATTCGATTGCTGTGTGTTCTGACTCGTGTCTCTGTCGACGCCTCTGTAATGcttgtttctgtcctgcagTCCGTGTGGGTTGGCCGCTGCCTGCTGTGGAGATGGAATATCCGGAAGGCCTGGAACGTTACAAACTGTTTTCCAGGTTTCTTCTTGAGGGACAG GTTTGTCCGAAACTAAAGAAGCATGTTCACCACCTTCTGTCAAGCCCGTCTATCATGCTGAAAACCTGGGCTAA GCTGCAGCCCAGGACAGAAGCCTtgctgggagcactggtgtCAAAGGGAGTtgacagcagagctgctcttctctctgtctGGAAAACTGATGAGAAAT ATTTACTGTCTGCTTACTGCCAGTGGTtacctgaggccctgcatcaaCAAGTAGCTGAACATTGGCCTCCAGTGTAG
- the gp1bb gene encoding platelet glycoprotein Ib beta chain — translation MRRLLLLCLLLMFGGQRSSACPQLCSCLGSQVNCTSRSLTSTSLPTSFPSGTTKLLLHKNLLTSLPNGILDDLTSLHFVSLQDNPWVCDCGILYLRAWLLRQPAALKAHWGVSCHSPPSLRGRQVAYLTEEEVLKSCHYWYCNLALISQVCLFVFVVIQAALLIALLVFLRKFERLSKEARRTRAESFLPGEDLQQN, via the coding sequence atGAGGCGACTTTTGCTCCTGTGTCTGCTCCTCATGttcgggggtcaaaggtcatcagcATGCCCTCAGCTTTGTTCCTGTCTAGGCAGCCAGGTGAACTGTACCAGCAGGTCCCTTACCTCAACCTCACTGCCCACCAGTTTCCCTTCAGGGACCACTAAGCTCCTTCTTCACAAGAACCTGCTGACCAGCCTCCCAAATGGGATCCTGGATGATCTTACGTCGCTCCATTTTGTCTCTCTTCAAGACAACCCTTGGGTTTGTGACTGTGGCATCCTCTATCTACGTGCATGGCTGCTTCGGCAGCCTGCCGCACTTAAGGCACACTGGGGGGTCAGCTGCCATTCTCCTCCCAGTCTAAGAGGACGGCAGGTGGCGTATttaacagaggaggaggtcttGAAGTCCTGTCATTACTGGTACTGTAACCTGGCTCTGATATCTCaggtgtgtctgtttgtgtttgtggtgatACAGGCAGCTCTGCTAATCGCCCTGCTTGTCTTCCTGAGAAAATTTGAAAGGCTGTCAAAGGAAGCTCGGAGAACAAGAGCAGAGAGCTTTCTACCAGGGGAGGATCTTCAGCAGAACTAA